One Dromiciops gliroides isolate mDroGli1 chromosome 3, mDroGli1.pri, whole genome shotgun sequence DNA segment encodes these proteins:
- the RTN2 gene encoding reticulon-2 isoform X1, whose protein sequence is MGQVLPVFAHCKEAPSTASSTPDSTDGGNDDSDFRELHTAREFSEEEEEETTSQDWGTPRELTFSYIAFEAGSNRRDSVHRRPRPSGRSEPREPGPSGLGDSLESIPSLSQSPEPGRRAAQEGPPQAELRLRLDQLAWESGLAASGDSASSPSEEEEEEGEEEKGEPEPGLAGEDLEVSRPPVEPSLSEVCWSRLSPRPGTPTPQTHTPSPPLSLGSRDSNSWREEEDPEEEGEVWGTVEREPITGQLLDSSDQSGITLEIHFLVAELLYWRDTRTSGVVFTGIMVSLLCLLHFSIVSVASHVALAVLAITISLRVYHKALQAVHRGDGANPFQAYLDVDLSLSREQTARYTEQITAHVVSGVTLLRHLFLVEDLVDSLKLALLFYILTFVGAVFNGLTLLILGVISAFTFPLLYRQHQAQIDQYVGLVNSQLSYIKAKIYSKIPGTGASASSKAKAE, encoded by the exons ATGGGCCAGGTGCTGCCTGTCTTCGCCCACTGCA AAGAAGCACCATCCACTGCCTCCTCCACCCCTGACTCCACAGATG GTGGCAACGACGATTCCGATTTCCGGGAGCTGCATACTGCTCGGGAGTtctctgaggaggaggaggaggagacgaCGTCGCAGGACTGGGGGACGCCCCGAGAGCTGACCTTCTCCTATATCGCCTTCGAAGCTGGGAGCAACCGCCGGGACTCCGTCCATCGCCGGCCTCGCCCCTCCGGCCGCTCTGAGCCCCGGGAACCAGGCCCATCGGGCCTGGGAGACAGCTTGGAGAGCATCCCCAGCCTAAGCCAGTCTCCAGAGCCTGGACGGCGGGCTGCCCAGGAAGGCCCTCCTCAGGCCGAACTGCGGCTCCGCTTGGACCAGCTGGCCTGGGAGTCGGGGCTGGCGGCCTCGGGGGACTCGGCCAGCAGCCcctcagaggaggaggaggaggagggcgaggaggagaagggagaaccGGAGCCCGGACTGGCTGGGGAAG ACTTGGAAGTGTCACGCCCCCCTGTTGAACCCTCCCTGTCTGAGGTCTGTTGGTCACGTCTCAGCCCACGTCCGGGAACTCCAACCCCCCAGACTcacaccccttccccacctctttCGCTGGGGTCTCGGGACTCAAACTCCTGGCGGGAGGAGGAAGATccggaagaggagggggaggtgtGGGGAACCGTTGAGCGGGAGCCAATCACCGGGCAGCTCCTGGACAGCTCGGACCAATCAGGGATCACTCTAGAAATTCATTTCCTAG TGGCAGAACTACTGTATTGGCGGGACACAAGGACGTCAGGTGTGGTCTTCACAGGCATCATGGTCTCCTTGCTCTGCCTCCTACACTTCAGCATTGTCTCCGTGGCCTCCCACGTAGCCCTGGCCGTGCTGGCAATCACCATCTCTCTCAGGGTTTACCACAAGGCACTGCAGGCTGTGCACCGGGGTGATGGGGCCAACCCCTTCCA GGCTTACCTAGATGTGGATCTAAGTCTGAGCCGGGAGCAGACAGCCCGCTACACCGAGCAGATCACAGCTCATGTGGTTTCTGGGGTGACGCTCCTGAGACACCTGTTCCTGGTGGAGGACCTAGTTGACTCCCTCAAG TTGGCTCTCCTCTTTTACATCCTGACCTTTGTGGGAGCTGTATTCAACGGGTTGACTCTTCTCATCTTGG GTGTGATAAGTGCATTTACCTTCCCTTTGCTGTACCGGCAACACCAG GCCCAGATCGACCAGTATGTTGGGCTGGTGAACAGCCAGCTGAGTTACATCAAAGCTAA GATCTATTCAAAGATTCCAGGGACTGGGGCCTCTGCAAGTTCCAAAGCCAAAGCCGAATGA
- the RTN2 gene encoding reticulon-2 isoform X2, whose translation MGGSKVAELLYWRDTRTSGVVFTGIMVSLLCLLHFSIVSVASHVALAVLAITISLRVYHKALQAVHRGDGANPFQAYLDVDLSLSREQTARYTEQITAHVVSGVTLLRHLFLVEDLVDSLKLALLFYILTFVGAVFNGLTLLILGVISAFTFPLLYRQHQAQIDQYVGLVNSQLSYIKAKIYSKIPGTGASASSKAKAE comes from the exons ATGGGAGGCAGTAAAG TGGCAGAACTACTGTATTGGCGGGACACAAGGACGTCAGGTGTGGTCTTCACAGGCATCATGGTCTCCTTGCTCTGCCTCCTACACTTCAGCATTGTCTCCGTGGCCTCCCACGTAGCCCTGGCCGTGCTGGCAATCACCATCTCTCTCAGGGTTTACCACAAGGCACTGCAGGCTGTGCACCGGGGTGATGGGGCCAACCCCTTCCA GGCTTACCTAGATGTGGATCTAAGTCTGAGCCGGGAGCAGACAGCCCGCTACACCGAGCAGATCACAGCTCATGTGGTTTCTGGGGTGACGCTCCTGAGACACCTGTTCCTGGTGGAGGACCTAGTTGACTCCCTCAAG TTGGCTCTCCTCTTTTACATCCTGACCTTTGTGGGAGCTGTATTCAACGGGTTGACTCTTCTCATCTTGG GTGTGATAAGTGCATTTACCTTCCCTTTGCTGTACCGGCAACACCAG GCCCAGATCGACCAGTATGTTGGGCTGGTGAACAGCCAGCTGAGTTACATCAAAGCTAA GATCTATTCAAAGATTCCAGGGACTGGGGCCTCTGCAAGTTCCAAAGCCAAAGCCGAATGA